A stretch of the Uranotaenia lowii strain MFRU-FL chromosome 3, ASM2978415v1, whole genome shotgun sequence genome encodes the following:
- the LOC129756269 gene encoding protein ABHD18-like, with amino-acid sequence MPPSRLDGLYRSLLLTKFFTKGWGKPENLERLFNFRKIISNRAACSKLVPPDYPIEITKEEVTSDCKLLTGKFKTPLEIYLPGLVPDVVQDAHFQIVLPLKWRDERFKPMCIHLAGTGDHYFWKRRNLIVKPLLKEANIGAIILENPFYGARKPKDQRASSLHNVSDIFVMGGCLVLESLVLLNWCERNGLGPLGITGLSMGGHMASLAATNWPKPLVLVPCLSWSTASSVFTEGVMSHSINWDVLETQYFSDGNYKERLSKMVTVVDDAFKAGRNFMQNFNQSVEELKQDISDTNDLVCGVPQNDVNLTIIRETTPECEQKRIQINQTNVLNLSEPLLNKLLSDVKSELDQAEIDELNAKIQLALKNYKEENKTESNNLILEVKTEGSPETAPSKSLGSKILEFVTWSSNSSNTIETSPPTEKRTPINISKTRWWEREALQFMRGMMDECTHLKNFSVPYDTSLIIAVCAKDDAYIPRDGCSSLEEIWPGAEIRYLDAGHVSAYVLHQKLFRSCIIEAFERARQKWIPQQEQRFEEITGDENGGDSTRK; translated from the exons ATGCCACCTTCACGACTGGACGGACTGTACCGATCCCTGCTGTTGACAAAGTTCTTCACCAAAGGCTGgggcaaaccagaaaatctcgAAAG ACTATTCAACTTCCGGAAAATCATCTCCAACCGAGCGGCCTGCTCGAAGCTCGTTCCACCGGACTACCCGATCGAGATCACCAAGGAGGAGGTCACCTCCGACTGCAAACTGCTGACGGGCAAGTTTAAAACCCCGCTGGAAATTTACCTACCCGGGCTGGTGCCGGATGTGGTGCAGGATGCGCACTTCCAGATCGTGCTACCCCTTAAGTGGAGGGACGAACGCTTCAAGCCGATGTGCATCCATCTTGCCGGAACCGGTGATCAT tatttCTGGAAACGACGGAATCTCATCGTCAAACCGCTGCTGAAGGAAGCGAATATTGGAGCGATTATTTTAGAAAATCCTTTCTATGGAGCTAGGAAGCCAAAGGATCAAAG GGCGTCCAGTTTGCACAATGTATCGGATATTTTCGTTATGGGCGGATGTCTCGTTTTGGAGTCGTTGGTTCTGTTGAACTGGTGCGAACGGAATGGACTGGGTCCTCTCGGAATCACTGGTCTATCGATGGGAGGCCACATGGCCTCATTGGCCGCTACAAACTGGCCCAAACCGTTGGTCCTCGTTCCTTGTCTCAGCTGGTCGACGGCATCTTCTGTTTTCACCGAAGGCGTCATGAGTCATTCCATCAACTGGGACGTGCTAGAAACGCAGTACTTCTCCGATGGTAACTACAAAGAGAGACTTTCAAAAATGGTAACCGTTGTCGATGATGCATTCAAGGCTGGACGGAATTTCATGCAAAACTTCAACCAATCTGTGGAAGAACTCAAGCAGGATATCTCCGATACCAACGATCTGGTGTGCGGTGTTCCTCAAAACGACGTCAACCTGACGATCATTCGCGAAACGACTCCCGAATGTGAGCAGAAACGCATTCAAATCAACCAAACAAACGTTCTGAACCTTTCGGAACCGCTTTTAAACAAACTGCTCTCGGATGTCAAGAGTGAACTTGATCAAGCCGAGATCGACGAGTTGAACGCAAAAATTCAACTTGCTCTCAAAAACTACAAAGAAGAAAACAAGACTGAAAGCAACAATCTGATTCTCGAGGTAAAAACCGAAGGTTCACCGGAAACGGCACCATCCAAATCTTTGGGaagcaaaattttggaattcGTGACCTGGTCCAGTAATAGTTCGAACACAATCGAAACTTCGCCTCCGACGGAGAAACGAACCCCAATAAACATCAGCAAAACCCGCTGGTGGGAACGTGAAGCGCTTCAATTCATGCGCGGCATGATGGACGAATGCACACacctgaaaaacttttccgtTCCCTACGATACCTCACTGATCATCGCTGTTTGCGCCAAAGACGATGCCTACATTCCACGGGACGGGTGCTCCAGCTTGGAGGAAATCTGGCCCGGTGCCGAAATTCGCTATCTGGATGCCGGTCATGTCAGCGCCTACGTGCTGCACCAGAAGTTGTTCCGTTCGTGCATCATCGAAGCATTCGAGAGAGCACGCCAAAAGTGGATTCCTCAGCAGGAACAACGATTCGAGGAAATTACCGGTGACGAGAACGGCGGCGATTCTACCAGAAAATAG